A window of the Anoplopoma fimbria isolate UVic2021 breed Golden Eagle Sablefish chromosome 17, Afim_UVic_2022, whole genome shotgun sequence genome harbors these coding sequences:
- the LOC129106123 gene encoding G0/G1 switch protein 2-like, which translates to MESMQELIPFAKEMLSQKPSCGLLKVYLVGSVFAVLGTVIGLVETVCHPFSSGEPMDAEMVLMLAREQRTVEAEIQRDARGQEEEEEEEDEEEKLTHEKGAVTQTTNLYKTHKPIQRSMANRLHAS; encoded by the coding sequence ATGGAAAGCATGCAGGAGTTGATCCCCTTCGCCAAAGAGATGCTGAGTCAGAAACCCAGCTGTGGTCTGCTGAAGGTCTACCTGGTGGGTTCGGTGTTTGCAGTGTTGGGGACGGTAATTGGCCTGGTCGAGACCGTGTGCCACCCCTTCTCCTCTGGTGAGCCCATGGACGCAGAGATGGTCCTCATGTTGGCCCGGGAGCAAAGAACTGTTGAGGCCGAGATACAGAGGGATGCAAGgggtcaggaggaggaggaggaggaggaggatgaggaggagaagctgaCTCATGAAAAAGGGGCCGTGACCCAGACCACCAACCTCTACAAGACCCATAAACCCATCCAGCGGAGCATGGCCAACCGGCTGCATGCTTCCTAA